The window TAGTGATTTCTTTATTGTTTTGATATTCTGCATAAAGTTTATCAAACAACGCTACGTCACCTTTTGCCTGTTCAATCCTTGCAGTTTTATGACCTGTCGCATTTAAAATAATGGCATCCTTTTCACCAATTGCTTCACTTAACTTTTGGTTTTTGTATTTTTCTGCTTGATTCACTTTTGTATTCTTAGTTTCTTCCGCGTCTGTTACTGCAGTAAATGCAGATCTGACTTCTGCATTTGGAAGTTCCACATCTTGTAGTTTCACGGTTAATACAGTAACTCCAATATCATACTTTTCTATTAACGAGCGTAATAGATCATTCGTGTCACTCTCAATCTGTGCTTTTCCTGATGTTAAGGCATCATCTATTTTGGAGTTCCCAATAACAGAGCGAATAGAAGCAGAGGTTGCATCATGAAGTAGTTCTTGTGGATTTTCAGCATTAAATAAATATGATTTAGGATCTGTAATTTTCCATTGAACGACTAGATCCGTTAATACAATATTGTCGTCCCCTGTAATCATTTTAGTATCCTTATCAAATGATTTGATATCTCCGTCTGCGGTTTGACTGTAACCGAACTTCAGACTAAATGTTTCTTTTGATAGTTTTTCTACTTTTTGAATTGGCCAAGGCATTTTAAACTTCAACCCCGAATCAACTACTGGTTCACTTGCTTCACCAAACGTAATGACGATTGCTTGTTCCGATTCATCTACTGTATACCATGAAGTAAAAACTGCAGATATTAATATAATGCCAATTACACTCATGGCGATAATAGTTAGTAACCTTTTAGCACTCATATAATTTCCTCCTTTTATGTATACTTCCTTTTACGGTTTAACTTGGTAATTGGTTTCAAAATAATAGAGTTAGTTGTTCCATAAGCATTTTCTATAAATAAAATGCTCTGTTAGCTTTTAAGAGGTTAAGTTGGAATAGGATATTTTTATGAGTTCATAATACTTGTTACAACTAATAACACGGATTTTTACGTGATTTCCCAATTATTATTCTTTTTCTTAAAAGTCGATCTAGTTGATTGGAGCCGTTCCTGCGGAAAGCGTCACCCTGGTGTATGAAATCAACGCTGCTCGGAAATTCGCTGTTGAATATGCTTTTATGAAATTAATTCAATGAAAATAAAAAAAGCTAGCAAAATGCTAGCTTTTCTTAGGTAAATCGTTTTGGAAAAGGGGTCTATTTAAATGTATCAAATAATTGTTAATGCATTGTGAATGATTTGTAAATATTTCCTTACCAATTATTGTTTTTATATTTTTTATAATAGTTGAACTGGCGAGCGATCAAAAATAGTTTACGAGTAAAATGCTTGTCCTTTTTATAAAAGAGTGGATTTCCCCATT is drawn from Psychrobacillus sp. INOP01 and contains these coding sequences:
- the hflK gene encoding FtsH protease activity modulator HflK, with translation MSAKRLLTIIAMSVIGIILISAVFTSWYTVDESEQAIVITFGEASEPVVDSGLKFKMPWPIQKVEKLSKETFSLKFGYSQTADGDIKSFDKDTKMITGDDNIVLTDLVVQWKITDPKSYLFNAENPQELLHDATSASIRSVIGNSKIDDALTSGKAQIESDTNDLLRSLIEKYDIGVTVLTVKLQDVELPNAEVRSAFTAVTDAEETKNTKVNQAEKYKNQKLSEAIGEKDAIILNATGHKTARIEQAKGDVALFDKLYAEYQNNKEITKQRLVMETLEAVLPNTKMYIMNDEGGTMKYLPLQSLDTSKQTAPPVTETEAKTEEGSAK